The sequence TCATATAGATCATGGTTGAATATTAGTGAAATTACATGTACCTTACAATGACCGAGTACACATTAAATCTGAATCAGAAACTGTTTCAAGAAATGCATATCTGAATGGATAACTTACCTCATCAGCTAATCTTTTTCCGGCTCCATCAATTCCAGTGAAAGTTTTAGTAAAAGTATTTGATGAACTTGCTGGAAATATATGAAGGTAACAAAAATATAAGATGGACATTCGAGCTCCATTTCATCCGTACAAAGATAAGAAGGTAAAGATGGATGATATATATGGAAGTTTTATCCTGAGAATAGTTATAGCATgatcttttataaatatatcagGTTGcatcttctttatttcttttagtGGTAGTTGTTGGTGGGAGGAGGGAGAGAGCAATATTACTAGTTTTTGTAGAAAACCTCCTATATGgctatattaattattttatttattgccATGATGCAGGATTAATAATTCTGGAGATGGGTTCTTCTCCATGCCCTCACATATTGACTAGGCTAGGAGAGGTGTAATCGAGCATCTCTCAAAAGCTGGCCCAATTTTTTGTCCCAAAAAGAAGATTTCAGCTCAAAGAACTAGCAACCGACAATCCTTGATAAATTTAGACCAAGGTTTTGTTTCGGGCTTGTTTATTCTTTAATCTAAGTTGAGCATCAACTTTTCTTCAACTGGTTATTTATTGATGCTCCTATTAAAAGGCATCAATTCATCCTACATACATCAGACTTTCGGGAAGTTTAAAACGGTAACAATAATTAGATAGGAGCAAAAATTGACATGTGGGTTAACATTTAGCAAATTGGTAGCAAGGAACCTTCCCACTACCAGATAAAGTACAACATGTGGTCAAATCAAATTCCTCTAAACCATATTTTGAACCTGTCAATTTGCAACAGAGAACCAAGTTCCAAGAGGACCTCACACCAACAGAGAACTGTCATGCTGTTGCTTCTAATATTACCAAAACAAACCCCTTAAGAACAAAAGGTAGTGAAAAGTAAAACCAACTTCCATCTCACAAGGTAGCATCATCCATTAACCAATATCTTCACAGAAGATGAAGCTCTTACATGCACTTTATCAAGCCTATGAACGCATTTAACTAAATATTTAacagaaagaaataataagtGTGACCATTAGAAAGAACCTGCCACAGAGCAAATCTCTTTCCATGGGAAATGAGAACCTTTTCCTTTTCAGTGGTCAACAGGTCAAATTCAATAATTCCCAAAATTATGCAAAGAGAGGGTTACCACCATGGAAAACCAAAGGTAATCGAGAAGCAAAAATCCTTCAGCACAACTGCAATATACATCTAGTCTAGCACACCAGCTTGAATATTGGCATCAACCTTGTTTGACAGATTGACCTTAAGCCCCCAGGATAGTTCAAAGATCTCAAGGAGATTGAAGCAATTATAGAGCTTTCTTAACGAACTTGAGGAGCCAAGACTTAGACTTCAATAGATCAAACAACCAAACAGTTGGCCCCTACATTGGCTCGAGGAGCATAGCCAATGCCAACGTGCTTTGAACactaaagtttcaatcaagCATAAGGTGGCGTTTCTCCAAAATTATGTTAATGAGAAAGCCTTTTCTCTTCCTTATTCTCCACTCATCCACAACTTAAAATAGGGCATAAAATTTGCATCCTAATAATAAAGATCGATTGGGTAAAACATAAGAGTAATAATACATTCCTTTTATATGAAACAACATTTGATACAGAGAGGAAAATACAGACAGGGATTCAAATTTGAAAGGATTTAGAAAACTTCTCCCAAATTGAAGGTTGCAAAAGGAGAATAGTTACAAAAGAACTTAGAGCCTGACCTCCATATGGAAGAACAGGACAAATATTATCCAAAATCTCAAGAACAACCTCTCAAAATCTATCTATTACTTCCTAACAAGAGTCATAAATATGATACTTCATGTTGATGCACCtccaatttaaaaatattataacatTTATGTGCTTAAAATACATTGAATAGTGACATCCACTAGTGCAAAAAGGAACGTAccatatattaaatagtttctTCCAAGACGCCTTTTCAACTCTGCTTCAAAGTAGGTCCAATCACTTGGGCTGCATAATAGATGCATCCATCAAAACAGGACCCGGGGGGATTCTAGCTGATAGCCAAACAAATCTTAATActatatttattgttattattatttattctgACCTTTGCAGTAATAATCCAAATGCCTTCCCTTTTATTCTTTTCCCCAAAAGCACAAAAATTCAGCCAAATGTATGCACATACATTGTCATAGGACATGAGAAATATGATTCctttcaaattgtttttctCAGTATTTAATCTCATAACTAGCAATCATAATGTTTAATCAAAGGAAATACCTAGCCATGATGCCATGAACAAGGACAAGAAGATGATCGGGCTTGTTTTGCACATTTCCAATGCTATCTGATGATGAGAATGTTCCGAGGGTTGAAGTACTCATAGCTTGAGATCCAAAGCCAGGTAATCTCCAACTGTGATTCGAATCTGCAATTCATAAGATGTGCTGATATCAATCAATGACGTGTAAAACAGAAAATTTTGAAACCAGCTCAAAACAAAGAACACATTAGGGGGAACAATCTAGCATCTAATGAtctaaaacaaataattaagCACGGATAAAGTGGATTAAATTCAAACAAAGTCTGGTGGCTGTAGGTTACAAACTTCAAGCTCATTAGGAGTTATTTGGGAGCCTAAAATGTAATCACAATTACAAAAAATTTGAGGGGCATTGGAACGAGCAATCAAGGGTGGAACGAAAATGAGATTGTGAGCCGTGAAAATGGGGGAAAGAGGGTTGGGTTGAAAGTTGTGGAAACTGCTTTTCGTATTACAAAATCGAGCCCAAAATGCTCAATCTAAACATGAGCTTTGGATTACATTATGTTAAACCTCATTCCATTACAAGCCCCAAACAGCCCCTTAGAGTCGGGcttctttaataaaatttaataaagatTTTTGTACAAATTCCTAGAATCTTCGTTATAATCTGATTCAACAAACCTCactaaataaaattttttaaaatatatatatataggagtTGTTCATTTGCACCAAAAAAACTTCTTTGAGTAGGTGGTTACTTCTAGGTAAATCTCCAGGGTATCTTTGCACCCCTCTTTcaattttccaattcgatcccaTTCCAACAATTTCACATTTCTAACTCAAAAACAAAACTTTTAGCAACCGGATAAGTAGCATTCCTACGTGATGTCCCAGCCCAAAAATGAATATGGGGGCCTTACGTCTCCTTACCATCAAGAAACCTACCCTTGCAAAGTATAGTTTTCTAATCAGAATTCACGACTAAACGCAAAAGATTGATAATCCAGAACGAAGAGTTCACGAATTTATACAGTATATGTAATTAGGAAGATTACTATATCCATCTATAACAAAGCCAAAAAAACCATTAACGATTAGGCCGATTCGGgaaggaaaaaacaaaacaaaacaaaacccaattcccttgttctttttcctttccGACCCATCAACACCAAGGACTCAAATTCTCGAATCCAAAAATGAAATCGACAAACAAGCAGACATAAAAACAGGAATAGCAAAGAAAAAGAGGGTGAGAAGTACCAGAAGAGGAAGAACAGGGAGAAGAGGAAGAGCAGGAGGAAGAGGGAGAAGAAAACGAGGAGTTCCCTACAGGTCCATGAGAAGAACCGGTTCTTTGAGGACTAATAAAGGGGTTGTAGCAACAGCGCGCGTGAATGAAAGGGGCAAAggccatatatatatatagaaaatgatCAGAAAGAACAAAGGAGAAGGAAGAGAGGAGTGAGATTGTTGTTGTCCAAGTGGAGTCAACCAGAAGCCATAACTTTCGTTATCCTCTTCGATATCGATGATTAAGGGAAAAGCCCATGCCCTGCAAAATAGGtggagagaaagagagagagagagagagagagagagagatagctGTGAAAAATGAAAGTCTCGGCCGAATCAATCGCCTGTTCTTGGAAGAGCCTCCATTGATTATGGTCAAAAAGGTTACACCTGTACAAACTCCAagattcaatcaaatgataatCAACGGAAAACGTATAATACAATACGCCGTCGTGTATGTTATACAAAACAATTACTCCCTCCTCCTATTTGTATTAATTACCCTTTTAATTCCTACAAATGCCCTAAATTCCatgtttaatatttaattttttttactttgtaACTATTTAGtaagtttctaaattttaagaAGATGTTTGAGTATAgtgaaaaatattaaagataaaataaacattttaagaATCAAACAAACCCAATTAATATTGgaacttaatattttttaaaaaaaagtgtctAGTAGAACAACTTCTAAGTTTGTCTcgtttaaatatttaatttaatgtcTAAAAGTTTTTTACCCATTCaatgatttaaaaaatttgACTTTAACTTAGAAATTAACATTAAAAGCTCAACGGCTCATTAGACATAAAAGTCAAGTTAAACCAAGTGtaataactattttttttattattattatttaaaaaactaaaaaaaaaaaaaagtgatatatttattttataaaaaatgcaTCTCAAAATTGAAAACTATTTGGATGTGGTTGTTGCTGACAAGTAACACCAAAAGCTTTATAAACTTACAAAATTAGATTGGGACATAATTATAGATATTGATAATGTCGTAAGAATGCATCTTATagtgaaaaaaattaatgacaCAATTACTTACTTACGAGACAAGATGATTTTCTATCTCTATTTCCAACCAATCAAAAATTATCTAACttccaaaatttaaataaatggACCAATAGAAATAGAGAATGAATGTCCATTTCAGTAGTCATGTCTATGCACACTTCACCATTTCTGGGATTTAGTGTTACTTTATGGCAGTTTTacaaattatttgaaaatataaaatatgatTTGCAAAAATAGATGTATTTTATTCCTTATTCAATTCTGTCTATTGAAGAATTgaataaacattttttaatttactttttttaatcaattaaacACTGCTCCTTTGGGTAATTAGTTTGttgtcttttatttatttatttatttattttatttttgcaatctttgttattttaattttctttttcatatttgataacattttcatttcagatttttttttctatctttttatacgtcttttggtttcttttttctttttctaataatTTAATCAAGTCATAAATGATATATAAGTTTCTAAGCTTGTAAAGAAAATATGGATACTTAAAAGTAAATCTTAGTCATCAaatcaacaatttttttcttcattgaaTGAAAATGTGGATATTGTTGTAAAAGATTTATTGGGATTTGGATTAGAGAGAGAGAATTCAATCTTCCCAACAGACTGAATTgaataaaacaagaaaacacCCCTAAATAATTTGCAAATCAccccatttcttttttttttaataaataaaacagAAAGTGTATTTGAAACtgtattttttaagttttagtAGACATTTTTTtatgtcttattaaattttaaattaaagatAGAAAATAAGTTTTTATAATCAAATATGGAAAATGTTTAGGATATAAACAAAAAAGACACTATTATTAGGCAAAATTTCTCAGAAGTGGATATTTATAATGGACAAAGAGAAAACTTAAATACACATTTGTACACATACATATAATACAAAACACATCCATACGGGTACAAGAGAGAAAATTGAAATGTCCAAACTCTAAACAAGGACATGTACAGAATGACTTTTTAAGTGCTTACAAACAATAAGCACTTAGAAAGTTATCCCAAACAAACTCTAACTATATGACCGTAGTATAATTTACAATTTACTTACATCACATGACAACACAAGAATGTGGGTTCTCATCACTGAACATGGCAGTAGCTTCTTCATCAATCATCGTAAGTGGTGGCTCTTGATAATAATGTCCATAGTCGGCACCACCGCCGTTGTAGTTGTAGCTATTATACTCATGTATTGGACTCATGTTGTGCTTGTGCGAGGAAGATGGCAGTGAATTGTATGTGATGATTGGTTTAGTTTGTGACTGAGGGTGAGGGTGATGGTGATGCTGAGGAGAGTTAAGGTGATGCTGAGGAGAGTTAAGGTGATGCTGAGGAGATTGGAGGTAATGCTGGTAGTGGTGGAGGAAGCCATGGTATTGAGGGTTGTAAGGGTACGGCCACAGCTCCGCCGTCCGCCCATTCCGCCGCACTGCCTTCAGAATCTTCTTTTGTTTTGCCCATCCCATTACAGTCACCTTTTGTGTGTGCAAATCTATTATCACATCATCCACACCTgaacataaacaaaaatattgtaGGTGAATTTTACAACGTACTCCGCAAAGAATCTCAAGATATTGAAATTTTGATATGCTTTGAATACTATAATTTAGAATATATTACCAAAAACAATCATGGTCCTACTTTTGGTTAAAGGGAcccaaacaaaaacaaatcttcaattttcttttttgtaattttcaaaacttgatttttaaaaacatgggttttaaataaaaaaaaaaaaggaaataataggTAAAAGGTATTGTCTTACCATGATCAGTTTCACTTTTCTTCGAGAAATATTTAATTCTTtgtccaattccaaaaacaaagACAAACAAATTGTCGATATAACTTCCAACACTTAATTTGATTTTTGAGAAGATGTtgaaagcaaagaaaaaaacatgtttATAAACTtaccttaaggaaaataacacTTCAATTGATGAGATTCATAATAGCTAGGGACAAAAGGTGTTACTTTAACAAAAAGTACAAGGAccaaaattgtttttttaacaGGCAGTTCTTTACCATTTTATATGTCATTCTATAGctatatgtgtgtttgacttacCTTCTAGATTTTGGAGGGCTTTCCTCACTTGTTTCTCACATCCCGGACAGTCCATATGGACTCGCATCTCTGTTACCTGGGTTAGATTGAAAACACAAAAATCCAAACATGtcatacatatattatatacaaagtaacaaacaggAGAAAAATTCAAGGGTGACTAAACACTAATTAAATAAATCAGCCTCATTTTCAATACCCTCCACGTTTGTCGATCCTTCATAAAATTGAGTTTGAAAAGTCTCTTAACAGAAAACAAGTCATGGATATGTGGGTC comes from Cucumis melo cultivar AY chromosome 12, USDA_Cmelo_AY_1.0, whole genome shotgun sequence and encodes:
- the LOC103486833 gene encoding heavy metal-associated isoprenylated plant protein 28; the protein is MTVTEMRVHMDCPGCEKQVRKALQNLEGVDDVIIDLHTQKVTVMGWAKQKKILKAVRRNGRTAELWPYPYNPQYHGFLHHYQHYLQSPQHHLNSPQHHLNSPQHHHHPHPQSQTKPIITYNSLPSSSHKHNMSPIHEYNSYNYNGGGADYGHYYQEPPLTMIDEEATAMFSDENPHSCVVM